The DNA window tcttatcttcTTGAGCCATGCTGGGAACATTACAGCAagagtgatgatggtggataCGGTCTTGGAAGACAGACTCTACCCAAGTGTATCGCCGGACCTCTTGTCAAGTGTGCAGAGATGTACGTTCCCTCTTCCTTTTTAACAACTCTCACTAACTAACTTTACAGTCTCGATATTCCCGCTTTCATGTCCTACGCTGCCTCGTACGCACTATACAACTACTGGCTCGTCCACCCTGAACAAGGCCACGATGACTACAGCAACATCCGACTCGTCCGCGCCTTCGAAAAGGGTCTCGACCCCAAGTCTTCCGAAGCCGGTTTCATCCTCACACACATTCACATGGTCGCTCAAACAGGCGGTTTGATCGAAGGAGCAGTAGATCTCCTCGCAGCCACAGAAAAGACCGACACAGCAACCAAAATCGCCGAAGCAAAGGCAAGCTTGGAACTCATCCTCAACAGTATGCAAATCATCGAGACCAACATGGAGGGTATGTGGAGTCAATCCCTTCCCAAAGATTACATGACCTACCGAACTTTCATCTACGGCATCACCAAGCAATCCATGTTTCCCGACGGTGTAGTGTACGAAGGACAATACGACGACAAGCCTCAATTCTTTAGAGGAGAATCAGGAGCCAACGACGCCATCATTCCTCTTCTGGATCACATCTGCGAAGTCCCTATGCCCAAGAACCCATTGACAGACATTCTCGTCGAGTTCAGAGAATACCGACCCAAGCCTCACCGCGCATTCCTCAAGTACGTTCGAGAAACAGCTGTTGAAGTCGGCGTACGAGATTTCCTCACCAAATCCGGTGACCATGGCCTTGCAGTACTGTATCTCCGTCTTTTGGATCATATCCGTAGTTTCAGATGGCGACACTGGATGTTTACTCGAGAGTACATCATCAAACACACACTTCATCCCACAGCTACAGGAGGAAGCCCAATCATTACATGGCTACCTAACCAGCTTGGTGCGGTGATGGACCTAATGGAAGAAGTTGCCAAGGGATCTGGTCTTTGGGCAATTTTGGAGGAAGGGGTGTGGAATGGAGGTGGTTCTTTGACTCAGGATGATTATATCTTGGTCAAGAAGATTATGGATAATGTTGTTACCAAGAAGGCTCAGTTGACCAAGGAGGTGAACAAGTATTGTCAAGATCGAGGAGTTTAGACAGATACATGAATTGATTTGACTTGTTGCTCTTCATCTTTCATTTGACATGATTCCATGTGAACTTTACTGGATATGTATCATCTTGTCCGTTATATCCGTTTAAAGATACTCCCCAACTCCATCTCCGTACAGCGGCATTACCGGCATATCCTTGCATCAACTACCGTTATCTTATCGCCGTGTCGATCATGAAAAATTTGCGCGCCAATCAAAGGACATCGCAAATACTCCAATTTTTCTCCAAATAAAACATCAAGTGACGTAAATTAATCGGAATAAAACATGTGCAGATCCATTCACGGTCCGATTCAAGAGATAAAGATGGGGTCATAAATGTTCAATTGGTAATGTACAACTAAAATCATCGCTAATAAAAAATGCTCATTGGTAGGTATCGTCGCTTAAGCAATGGGCTCGCAAGTAAAGACACCGCGGACCTCACCGTGGTGGAACTTGAGGATCTAAGGGTTTGTTAGCGAGTGTGGATCGTAAAGATAACAAGAGGCGAACTTACAATGTCGTCAATGGAAGCGTAGGTTCCACCGACAAGGACAATCATGCCAATAATGAAGATCAGACCATTGGCGATGGCGAGAGGAAGGTTTTCCTTGGAGTACCAGGGTCCCTTGCAGATGAGCATGAACCACATAATGGCAGGGAAGTAGAAAgtgaagcccgagatgaagAGGGAGGAGGAGATGGACAGAAGATCGTTGAAGAAGGGGATGGCCTCGGCGATGACGAAAGCGACAACGGTGATGACAGTGACGAGAACCAACCAAGTGATCCAACCCatcttggtgttgatgtaGCGGATGATGGAGTCCTTGAAGACACGTCCGTGGATGTAGCGACCAACGactgtggtgttgatggatcCAGAAATGAAGATGACGGGAAGGGCAACACCAAAGGCGATCTTAGAGATGAGGTCACCGGCAGAGAGAAGAGCGGGAGACTTGACATCCTGGCCGACAAAGGCATAGATGAGGGCACCGGTAAGAGTGTAGATACCAATCTCAATCAGACCAAGAGACCAGATAGACTTGACATAATCTCCAGGGGTATGCATCTCATCCATGAAGCTGAACTGGCAGACAGCAAAGGAGTAAGCAAAGACAATGTTGGTGATGGCGATGAAGGCGTCGGTGAAGCTGAGGTTGTCCTTGGGCCAGGCTGACCAGTTGACAGAAGACATGCCACCGTCAGAGTTGCTAGCCTGAATGCCGGTAGCAATAATGGTGATGGCGACAGCGAGGATGATGGAGACAAAGTCGATGTAACCAAGGATGGCAACCTCGGCGAAGGAAGGAGGGATAGCGACAATGAGGAGGATGATCGCAGAGACGACGCCAAAGACGACAGAGCATGTTCCATTATCGGTAAGGTTGAGGAAGGCGATTGTTCCTGTCAAGCAGTGGGATccgacgaggaagatgagtTGGAGGGAGAACATGACACCGACAAGCTGCGAATGTTAGAATTGAAGGCATTAATGTATCAGGGAACTAACCTCGTATCCGAACTTGCCAAACATGAGTTTACCAGCATCGGCATAGTGAGAAACTTGGGGGTAGGCAAGCTTGACTTGACCGACGACGTGAGAAGTGTAGATGGCAACAAAGCCGAGACCGACAGTAAGAATAACACCAGCAACCATGCCAAGGGTGGCAAAAGCAGAGGGAAGCGACAAGCATCCAAGGGCAATAGCCTCGACGATCAAAACGACCGTCAATCTCTTCCATCCAAGACGGTGGAAGTGAGCGTTACCCTCTGCAGCCTTTTGCTTCTCCATGTCGCAAACGGCGATCTCGCCTGCACTGTTGTCAAACATGTCTGGTACTGAGTGTCTCTTCTTGTCTGTGGGAGCCTGGTGTTCAGACTGGTGAATTTGGTCCATGGTGATTGTAGTATGAGggttgaagatgaagagaaagatgatGAGAAACAATAGGAGGAATGGACACAATataaagaacaagacaagataAGAGGAAGAAACCGAGAATGAGGCCGATCTTTGTAGTCGCAGAGGAAGAGTCTGTGGGTCAAAGATATGGTGGTGTACGGTCCACCCGATGACTAGACAAGAGGCGATTCTTGCCTGGGCCCAGTTTCTGTGACATGTTGAATCTCCTCATCTTGGGAGAGACTACCCCAGACTCGAACGCTCCATCCCCAGGTCGCTGCATTTCTCTCTCGTAAAATGAAGCTCTATGCGGTGCCGAATCTCCGTCCTCATGAGGCTCGAGCTTGGATGCTGGTCTTTCGATTACATAAAGCGGGTCGGAAAAGAGCCTCATACGGGCTTTTGCTTGGCTGCAGTCACGTTTGCATTAGTCAAGAATACTCCCGATGGATTCTCCCCAGAGTTGGTCCCAGAAATGGTTCCAGTTGACACAGATTCTCCGCAAAGAGGCGAGAGATTAAGTTGAGGAGACTGCACGTTTTTACGTACACGATACTGTTGCAAAATGCGGAGAGGATGATTCATCTTGGGGGAGTTTTGAATCAAGTGCCGAGAGTCGTTTTGGACATGCCAAGATCAACAGCCTTGGCCAGGTCGGCTCCGTGAGGATATCGCACGAGTCTGTACGTCAGTCGCATCCGAAGAGTTTTTCTCAGCGGCTTGGCCGACTTCTGCTTGGCATAGAAACCGCACGAGAACCCTTCTCGAAGGGTGCTAGCCAGGGGTGAAGGTGTTCAATTGGTTCGTGGGGAGATGATAAAGGTTTGCAGGGGCTTGATAGCGCCCCCAATGGTAAGCAAGAAGCATTGACCATGAGGGTTTTCCCTTCCATTGATAGCGCGGCTGCGCGGGCGTTGGTGATGAATTCGGAGAATGTGTTATGCAGATGGTACGATGGATGAGACGGATGAGACGCGGCTAATCACTTGACTCGGGGGGATGACCACTAACCTACAGAGGTTGGTCACTGGACGTCAGTGGACAGTCGCTGGAATCTACTGTGCCGTCACTGAACCGCCACTAGACCACCACTAAATACCTGATAATCAACACCACTAAACAGGTGTTCAATCACTGACATCTCACTGTACTCCAAACCTCATCTCTCAAACCCAAAACACGAAACTCGGTATTCGGCGTTTCCTTCCTATATAAATCATCAATGCACAAAAAACATCGCCTATCTAAAAAGGCCTATCTTGATAATAATCCGTCATTGAAACACAACCGATTACTCACGTCACTCTCACATTGGTTCGACTGATTTTTCTCTCGTAATATCTGTGGAACCGAGAAAAAACTTGCTGCTCACAGACCAGGTAGATCTAAATGCAACGAGTCAATGAGACTTTCCGTAAACGGCCGACCCCGGTATAAGCATCAGGAGAGTCAGTCTAGACTCTGGAATGTCAAGGAAAGTAAAGATCAGAAGAGGGTCAATGATGAATTTGGGGAAATTGTTCAATTCGAGACGGCAGTTGATGGAATCTTGGCAGGCAACCGTTGCACTATTTTTATGCATGGCCCGGTGAGGTAACGTTATGCCGATCAACTGACGTAGGGTAGGTGAtgtaaagttattatttttGTCGATAGACAGTCTGTCTGACTTGACTCTTGAGATACGTTAAATGTTTTCTTAGATGTGATATATGCtgtaaaaatatatagcaTACTTGGCAGATCTTTAAAAAGCATCCAGTACTGTGAGGACGTAGACTCTAGCGACACCTCGTCAAAATCCACAATAACAAGATTCAACGTTCATCTAAGATATGCATAATTGTTCATCATCCAGGATCAGGGTATGTAAGAAaactaatattattaactctaAACGCTCGCTAGGATATCTTTTCACTAAACACTTAACTCCAGAAAACAAATTAAACATCAGGTGACCCCATAACAACCTGCACAGGAACCATCAAGTCAATCTTGACATCTCCCTCCAAAACAACCTTGACAGTATATGCTCTCGCCACGATACACGAGTTGAATGTCGGCACAAACATCTTGTCAACTGTAGGTAACTCAAACGGAAGTTGGACTGTAGCCGTGTGAAAAATAGGCGAGTTCTTTGTAGACTTCATATCCACATTCTGAGTCCACTCAATCTTGGTCTCAGCTTTTGGTAGAGAAACAGAATACGGATATCCAAAGTTGGCAACTTGTGATCCCACAGTAGGTAGGTTTCGCATCGGTTGGTCTCGGAACCAAGTATGTGAATAGACCTTCATAGATGCCGATGTAATCTGAGGAGGAGTCACGTCTGCAGAAGAAGGCTCAAACGTGAAACTGATGGGGATACAAGATCCAGTCGCTTCGTAGCCCTCCTTGCTGAGATGTACAGCAGCCGGTTGAGCTGCCACCGCAGAAATTCGTCCTTGTGAAGCAGAAAAGATATTCTTTCGCACCTTTTTCGACTTTTCGATTTTATACAGATCGTCTCGTTCGGTGATGTTCAGGGGTGGTTCTTCGAAAGATGTAGGGATAACGTTGATGCGGTGATAATTTCCAAGGATAGCTTGAAATCCCGTCTTGGTTCGTGCAAGAACAAATGCTTTGACGCTGTAGCTAACTCGTGCCATATTGGGAGCCATGTCGTCTTTCTCCCAGCCTCCCAATGTAGGAGGAAGACACATGTGGCGCTCCCATACATCTTCCGAGACGGTCGTGTGAGTACAGGCTTTGGTTGTGAGATGAGCTGGGACGTTGAAAATAAATGGAAAAGTATATGTTGTTCCAGCGGAAAGAATGCTGGATGGAGGATATTCGAATTCGTCGATAGGCATTTCGAGTCGAAGGAATCGATGGCTCGTCATGTGTGTCATATCAGGACCATCCCTTCTCGTTTCGGTTATTCCATCGAGAGAGATATCAACATGATCGAATCGAGTGTTTCTCGCAGGAGTGATAGAAACAACACCAGATACCTCCGAGTTGGTGGTATACACCTTTGAGTTGAAGTGACGGTTGATGGAAATCTGCACTTCAGGTTTCCTGGACATCTTTCCCTTTATTGTAGAAGCCAGAGCATGTGCTGCTCCCCAAGGTTGACAACTTCCGTCTCGATGAATACCGAGATGTTCATACTCTGGAGGAGTTGAAGGTAGTTTGCCGACTTGGACGTCGACGTGAGACGAAAAGGGTTTCTCAGATAGTGACATTTTGATGAGCTGACCAGATCAAGATGCTGAAGCTAAACAAGTTGATGTACTTAAAGATGTACTCTTAAATTTGATTGAGTCTACCAAAGTTGACCacagcctttatatatatcaATGTCTTCTCTACGCCCTGTGGTGATTGACCCATTGTGACTGATCCATACCGTGTTAGCTTGACAAGTACAAGTTGTAGGGCGCATTTCGACAAGCGCCGACTTCGGTTATCAATCAGCGAATAGTTCAATTGCATCATCCCAAAACTGAAAGTATGAACAGTCCAAGCTGAATCAGATTTTAGTAGTCCTGTTACTTTTTTGTACTATTTTATCTGATTGATAAAGTTGAAATTGAAGTCGTTAAAATCCCCAATTCTTCTACAGACCCACCTGTAGATGTCTTGATCAGTGGAGCCTCTCTTGTTTTGTACGTAAAAATCGAGTGATCAGTTTCTAGTCTGTTGATGCGACATTCACTGGCATCAATATTGCTGAATGTCTTTTTGctctcaccatcatcaaaagGAAGCTATTCATCCGTGGCTGACATTTCTATCCGACAACGGACATGATCAAAAGAGGTCATCTCGACCAAAAATATCGTTTTGTCTCTGAAAGTGAGTCACCAGACAATAAAAAAAAGCCACAGCTGTTAAGCGAAGCCTCCAAAGGTAAGTTTTGGCGCAATTCTCCATTATTAATCCACCAGCTGCTCTCCATGTCTTGTCGACTACGCCCTGTGAAGTCAACGCCCTTTATGTCAATGGCGCAATATGTACGTGAACACAGTAAAGAAAAATGAgtaagcaaaaaaaaaaatatagctaGGGCCATGATGGCCTAATGTCCAATGCAGTTAATGCATCATAATGTCATGTGAAAAATATCTATCTTATCACTGTTATCTTATCGTAAAAGTCTGCCCcgccatcaacaccacaaatTATCACCAAACCCCACGCAAACAATCACTCCCAATCAATTAAATCACCATGGCTTCAGACGCACCCGCCTTCAAGCCTATTCACAGCCTTGTCCTCGATACAGGCCCTCTTATCAAGAACGACCCTCCCGCGAATACACTCCGCGCCAAAGCCGAACAACTTTACACTCTTCCCGTCATCATTTCCGAAATCCGAGATGCCGCCACTCGATCAAGAGTAGAGACGACTCTTCTCCCTTTTGTCACTCTTCGATCGCCCAAACCAGAAAGCGTCAAGGTTATTCGAGATTTTGCGCGCAGAACTGGTGATTTGGCTGTTCTCAGCAAGCCCGATATTGAAGTTTTGGCTTTGGGTTATGAACTTGAGTGCGAGAGAAATGGAGGAGATTGGAGATTGAGAAAGGTTCCTGGTCAAAAGAGTGTTAATGGCAAACCACCCAAGGCTGCTGAAAAGGAGGAGTCTTTGGAGAATGCCGTTGACAAGTTGGCTATCGAGCCTGCTGCAGAGTCTGTCGAGCCTCCCGTCGAGTCTGAGCCTGTCGCAGAGTCTTCACCCGAAAATACAGAGGCCAAGGATACAGAGGCGACTGCAGGGACTACACAAACTGTAGAGACCACAGAGACAGAAGCCCCCAAGGAGCCCACCACAGAGACCGCAGAGACGACCGAACCCGCCAAAGACTCTGCAGACACCGAGTCACCCCAGGCTTCCGGCGAAAAAGTCGACGAGTCCATCGAAGCCGTTGAAGAAGCCTCTGAAGATGAAGCCTCCGACGATGAGGGCGGCTGGATCACACCCTCCAACCTCAAGAAACACCAAGCAGCATCCGCCGGCGCTGCCCTCCCTTCAACTCCCGTCCAAAAAACCCTCCAAGCCGCCGTTCTCACCTCTGATTACGCCATGCAAAACGTCGCCCTACGAATGAACCTCAACCTCGTCGCTCCCTCCCTCGCACGAATCACACATCTCAAGAACTGGGTCCTACGCTGCCACGGCTGCTTCAAGATCACAAAAGAAATGGACAAGCAATTCTGTCCTACCTGCGGCCAGCCCACGCTCATGCGAACAAGTTGCTCGACCGACGAGCACGGAAACTTTAAAGTCCATCTCAAGAAGAACTTCCAGTGGAACAACCGAGGCAACGTCTACAGTGTGCCCAAGCCAGTTCACGGATCCTCTAATGGACGTCTTGCCAAGAATGCAGGAGGACAAAACAATTGGGGTACGAATCTCATTTTCGCAGAGGATCAGAAGGAATTCACAAGAGCGGGCGAAGAGCAAAAAAGGCAGAGAAAGAAGGATATCATGGATCAAGATTATCTTCCTGATATACTAACAGGGCATCGATCAAGTGGCGGTGGAAAGATTCGCGTGGGAGCAGGACGAAATGTAAACTCCAAAAAGAAGCActagagagaagaaaaaagtagacgagaagaaaaaaaaagacttgATTTTGAAAACACTACTGTGTCTTAAACGCCCATGACCTAATACCGTAACGCCATGCGACTGATCCTAGTGTAGACTTTGCGAATCTGTCGCAATTTTCCAACGAGTCTGATCGAGCTATTGAGCCATGATTTACCTCCACCGATTCGAGAGCCGCGATTGTTTTATCGAAAGGCACAATTGATCCCAGCGATTCGAAGGCGCCGAGTCTACAATCGGGGGTGGGTCGCCTGCAAATTCTTTCGATCGTCGAGTTTGACCGTGTTTTTTCGAGTCTATAGCCTTTGAGCCGATCATCGATCCATTCGAGCAATTTATTCCTCCTCTGCGCAATTATTAGTAACTAAAGCTCTTATATATCCATACATTCACACATACTCTGCTGAGTCAAGAGGAGCTCGAATCGTCGCTTAAGAGTAACGCGCTGGCGCGACCACTTGTCGTCGGGAGAGAAACGAGCAGGGTGAGCGGACTTGGTGACTTGTCCCTGAGCGACCTTCTTCAAGGTGTAAAGGCGGTTGCCTTGAGCGTCGAGAGTGTACATCAGATGCATTGTAGCGGTTTGGGAGGTATTTGGAGACTGGTGGTGGTATTGTTGTTGCGATTGTCTTGGGGTGAAGCTTCAAAATCGATGCAACAGAATTTTTTGACGGGGCTGAAGGTCACGTGCAAGGCTTATCGTTATCGGGATGCGGTCAGTGGAGACCTCTGTAAAGAAAGTATCCACTCAAATTACAGTATGCGTTCAGATGACAGCAATTAAACTTGTTCGCGACAAATGTTTATTCAAAGTAATTAAGCTAAGGACAGACGCAGTTGGCTAATTATCCATAGATTCAATTTCATCCTCCTCTCAAACCCTCGAAACTATCCACGATGCATCACTTGAAGGTAGGACTAACAGGCTCTCCAACTCGAGCAGTCTTGGATCCAGCCCATCCCTCACGCTCGTAAAAACGAAAGACAAGATCATAATCCTCGAAATCGTGAACGATACGATCGATTCTACGATATCCTCGGACGGGATCAACAAGGCGCTTGGCAGCCCAGTTGGAAGGTTCCTCGTCACCCATGCAGTATGGGTTCTGCGCAGCTCCCTTGGCCTCAAAGAGAGTCACGCTGAAACGGCCGGGCTTGAAGATGTCCACCACGTGCTCAATGATTTCAGTGGTGGTTCGTCCACTCTGTCCGCCGGGAACGTTGGTCTCGAAAGAAGCAAACGAACACTGGGGCTCAGGAGTGACGTGGACAGTGAAGTAGTGCTCACCCTTGCCTCCCTCGTccgaagaaggaggaggaacaACACCGTTGGCGGAAAAGCCGCAGGGGCTGAACAGGTAGGCGTCTACTCGGGCGTCGGGATACTTGGATGTTGGGTAGACGCTGGAGAGGCCGCAACTCTCCGAAACGACAGTTCCCAATGCGTGACCCTCGGTGGTGAGAGCCTCGACGGAATCAAGCATGGTGCTGTCGGCGTCATTGGCGAAAACGTCCACTTCGTCAACATCCTCGCCAAGTCCACCAAGACTATTGATGGCTTCCTTGCGAGCTTCCTTTGCCTCGGCAGCCATCTTGTCGCTCGCGACCGCACTCGCGTGCGACAGATAGAACTGCTTGGCATTCTCCGGATCAAGATCGGTCATGAGGATTTCCAGAGTCTCGTCGTGGTAGGTACCAGGAACGGGCGCAAACTGGGTTCCCACGGGAATCTTGGTCCCTTCAATCTCGGACTGGGGAGTGCGAGGAGGAGTAAGGGCCTGCTGATTGGGCGAGGTGAGGTACAAGTACCAATGATCACCGTTCATCTTGCCCACCATATAGGCACTGCCACCATCAAACATGTCGTCAAGATACTTGACCTCCTGCTTCCAGCTACGGTGAGGACCCTGCTGCCTATCAGGGAACAAAAAGTTCTTGCGACTGTAGAAGACGCGGTACGGGGTCGCGGCGGCCTTGATATCGTCGGCCGAGTTGGCATTGTGGTATGGGAAACCGTGCTGGGCAGCAATGTGAAGCATGCGCTGAAGACCGAGAAGAAGAGTGGTGGTTCCACAAGTCTTGAGAATGATCTTGTGAGGAAAGACAAACATGCTCGACTCGGAGAGAAGGTAAGCGTCCACGGTATCAGACTCGAGAACAGACAAGACCTTGCAGTTGACCATGTCGAGCATGGGAACCCAGGTATCAGCAGGAACAGCCTTTAATCcattggcggcggcggtagGAGGCAGAGTCGAGGGGCTAGGAGCGAACCAAACCTCGAGGAGCTTCTCGGGACCTTCGAAGGCGTTTGTCGAGTCGAGGTCGGCGGCCACATCATGGTTGATTGTCAGATGAGGAGTGGCCGAGGCAGGCGAGAAGGTGCAGTTGTTGGGGACCGAAGTGGACAACATTGTAGCGGCTAGGAGAGGTTTTCTTTGCCCAGATGGCAGAGACCGCGGAGCACTAGCTGCCGCTCAAACAGACTATGCGGCGTCTGTTTGAGAGAGTAGGCCCACAGGTACGGGGGCTTGTTCAGATGCTGGCGGAGCCAGCAGCAATCGATCGGGGGGGATAGCTAACGTCTTCAAGGACGTTAAGGAGGACGAGAGCGGTTGAAGAATAACTTCTGTGGCGGAATTGTGCAGTTAAAGTTTAGTGATCTGGTACGTGGGAGTAAAGGGTGCTATCGAGGCCTGTGAAAGGTTAGAACAACAATGAATCAGAGCTATAGAGtcaaacaaaaaaaaactcaCTTGGATGGTCGAGAGAACAGGAAGCGCAAAAGGTCCGTCGGCCGCATAGAAGCCCAGGAAATATACAGAAAAAGCTCAGTGACGGATCAAGTGCCGTCAAATGTCTTTTGGACTAAAAAGTTAGATACGTTTCGACATTGATTTGTCGCGTgaggtcttttttttttcaagAATGACGAAGCCCgcgaaggaaggaagagtcTGGGGTAAAAACAGAACAAATCAGATCAGCgagatttatttatttttttctccTGTCGGTGAGAGAATTTTTaacaagagagagagagagagagagaagagggaGAGGGGTTCGGTTGGGTTCTGGTGGGTTGGGTAGGTAGGTTTGTATggatatttttttttatttgcTCTGACCGTGAGTGATCCCGATCCAATGTGCTAAGGTCTCAATCAGACGGTGCGTAACGGTTAACGGAAGCACAGCCCGGGGTTCATATCCATAGCATCAAGAACTATTAACAGCAAGCTACATACGTAAGTCCTTTTATATGGTTACAGTTTAGTGGCAGGTACCTCCAAGTGTTCAATGCTTTTTCCTCGGGTCGGGGATGTCGGGCTGTAACCTGATTTTGTGCTTTTCTGATACCTAAACGAGGGTGAATGCATGATAATTTCTGTTTCTGTCTGATGCGCGCCAAAAAATCCCACCGACGCTGAACCTGATTCGGGTTGAGACTATTTAACGTTTTTGACTGGTTTGGCAAAAGACTTTTTGGTGGGGGGCAAAAGGAAAGGGCTGGAACTGGCATCCTTGTAACTTGGCCACAGACGCGGACGTCATTGTCTGGATTGGGATGGCTGTGCTTCAGTTCAGGCACATGCTGAAGAAGTAATCGGTTCATCGGCCACATGTCCGTTGTAGTTTGTAGTTTGTAGACCTACTAACTTTCTACATTAACCAACACCTTGTCCGTAATATCCTTAAACACATGAAATAGTGAACAATCCTGGTACTTGTCCACCAAATTCTCACCCTCTCGCGTTTCTCGTGTAGAAATATCCTTCCCTCCAACAGTCGTACCAGACGGGTAGGTCGGCCTTTGTCCCTCCTCCAGCAACGCAATAAACTGTGCATCCATCGGCACAGACCCTAGAAATGGAACGTTGAACTCGTCGGCCATCAACTTTCCTCCCCCGGACCCAAAGATGTCGGTGCATTCGGAACAGTGCGGACAAACGTAACCGCTCATGTTTTCCACCACTCCGAGAACCCGAATGTTTGTCTTTGTGCAAAAGTTGAGCTCCTTGCGAACGTCGGCTGTGGCAACGGCTTGTGGTGTTGTAACCACGACTGCGCCCGCGACTTGTCCCACTGTCGCATCTTTTTGAAGTGTCTCGGCGAGAGAAATGTGTTCGTCGCTTGTTCCTGGTGGTGTGTCGATGAGTAGATAATCTGTTTCATCCCAAAGTACGTCTTTGAGGAATTGTCGGATCATTGCCGTCTTTTTCGGTCCTCTCCAGACAACAGCGTCGCCTCTTTTCGGGAGAAGAAAACCCAAACTCATGGCATGCAGACTTCCCAGCCCTTTTGACTCATCGGCTTCGTGAACCAGTACGGGCGCCCATCCTCCAGGAACTTGCGTGACTTTGGATTCTTCAATTGAGAGCATGCGCGGAATTGAAGGACCTGTCAAATCGACATCGAGAATACCAACAGAATGACCAGCCGATGTGAGCGACAATGCTAATTGTGTTGTAACTGATGATTTGCCTACTCCTCCTTTGCCAGAGAGGACCTACAGGTGTCAATGAGTGGCATAGGGTAGGAGAAGAGGGTAACATACCAGGATGATGTGTTTGACTTTTGCGAGGCCCATTCTGTATAGATTATGTCAACGTAGAGTAGAATCTCGTGTTTGATGatagataaataaaagtCAATGAGGCGAACGTGAATATCGTCAATTGTTGATTAGAAAGCCATTTACTAAGCCGTTGAAGAGATTGGATG is part of the Fusarium poae strain DAOMC 252244 chromosome 4, whole genome shotgun sequence genome and encodes:
- a CDS encoding hypothetical protein (BUSCO:15772at5125); translated protein: MAAANTLFPYLRKDPSELPEGEDPFTITTRTGYLPFSLPLAKLPSQFDPVSNLLNDIPIQKEDGTPGLLATYGLGPVIDNGGLPDLTSEIDNLVVPGTDKKDMAAITAAFRDYSFIASSYLLEPCWEHYSKSDDGGYGLGRQTLPKCIAGPLVKCAEILDIPAFMSYAASYALYNYWLVHPEQGHDDYSNIRLVRAFEKGLDPKSSEAGFILTHIHMVAQTGGLIEGAVDLLAATEKTDTATKIAEAKASLELILNSMQIIETNMEGMWSQSLPKDYMTYRTFIYGITKQSMFPDGVVYEGQYDDKPQFFRGESGANDAIIPLLDHICEVPMPKNPLTDILVEFREYRPKPHRAFLKYVRETAVEVGVRDFLTKSGDHGLAVLYLRLLDHIRSFRWRHWMFTREYIIKHTLHPTATGGSPIITWLPNQLGAVMDLMEEVAKGSGLWAILEEGVWNGGGSLTQDDYILVKKIMDNVVTKKAQLTKEVNKYCQDRGV
- a CDS encoding hypothetical protein (TransMembrane:11 (i56-76o82-109i130-155o161-180i192-213o233-259i271-293o313-337i357-380o386-409i421-444o)); amino-acid sequence: MDQIHQSEHQAPTDKKRHSVPDMFDNSAGEIAVCDMEKQKAAEGNAHFHRLGWKRLTVVLIVEAIALGCLSLPSAFATLGMVAGVILTVGLGFVAIYTSHVVGQVKLAYPQVSHYADAGKLMFGKFGYELVGVMFSLQLIFLVGSHCLTGTIAFLNLTDNGTCSVVFGVVSAIILLIVAIPPSFAEVAILGYIDFVSIILAVAITIIATGIQASNSDGGMSSVNWSAWPKDNLSFTDAFIAITNIVFAYSFAVCQFSFMDEMHTPGDYVKSIWSLGLIEIGIYTLTGALIYAFVGQDVKSPALLSAGDLISKIAFGVALPVIFISGSINTTVVGRYIHGRVFKDSIIRYINTKMGWITWLVLVTVITVVAFVIAEAIPFFNDLLSISSSLFISGFTFYFPAIMWFMLICKGPWYSKENLPLAIANGLIFIIGMIVLVGGTYASIDDIILKFHHGEVRGVFTCEPIA
- a CDS encoding hypothetical protein (BUSCO:36211at5125); its protein translation is MASDAPAFKPIHSLVLDTGPLIKNDPPANTLRAKAEQLYTLPVIISEIRDAATRSRVETTLLPFVTLRSPKPESVKVIRDFARRTGDLAVLSKPDIEVLALGYELECERNGGDWRLRKVPGQKSVNGKPPKAAEKEESLENAVDKLAIEPAAESVEPPVESEPVAESSPENTEAKDTEATAGTTQTVETTETEAPKEPTTETAETTEPAKDSADTESPQASGEKVDESIEAVEEASEDEASDDEGGWITPSNLKKHQAASAGAALPSTPVQKTLQAAVLTSDYAMQNVALRMNLNLVAPSLARITHLKNWVLRCHGCFKITKEMDKQFCPTCGQPTLMRTSCSTDEHGNFKVHLKKNFQWNNRGNVYSVPKPVHGSSNGRLAKNAGGQNNWGTNLIFAEDQKEFTRAGEEQKRQRKKDIMDQDYLPDILTGHRSSGGGKIRVGAGRNVNSKKKH
- the NOP10 gene encoding snoRNP complex protein, translating into MHLMYTLDAQGNRLYTLKKVAQGQVTKSAHPARFSPDDKWSRQRVTLKRRFELLLTQQKEE
- a CDS encoding hypothetical protein (BUSCO:18708at5125); amino-acid sequence: MLSTSVPNNCTFSPASATPHLTINHDVAADLDSTNAFEGPEKLLEVWFAPSPSTLPPTAAANGLKAVPADTWVPMLDMVNCKVLSVLESDTVDAYLLSESSMFVFPHKIILKTCGTTTLLLGLQRMLHIAAQHGFPYHNANSADDIKAAATPYRVFYSRKNFLFPDRQQGPHRSWKQEVKYLDDMFDGGSAYMVGKMNGDHWYLYLTSPNQQALTPPRTPQSEIEGTKIPVGTQFAPVPGTYHDETLEILMTDLDPENAKQFYLSHASAVASDKMAAEAKEARKEAINSLGGLGEDVDEVDVFANDADSTMLDSVEALTTEGHALGTVVSESCGLSSVYPTSKYPDARVDAYLFSPCGFSANGVVPPPSSDEGGKGEHYFTVHVTPEPQCSFASFETNVPGGQSGRTTTEIIEHVVDIFKPGRFSVTLFEAKGAAQNPYCMGDEEPSNWAAKRLVDPVRGYRRIDRIVHDFEDYDLVFRFYEREGWAGSKTARVGEPVSPTFK